In the genome of Pseudomonas sp. Teo4, the window AAGCCCACATCGAGATCGAGGCCGCCGACCTGATGCGCTGGCAGGCCTGCGAGCAGTACGACAGCGGCAAGAACGCAGGTGCCGCCGCCAACATGGCCAAGTACCTGGCGGCCAAGGCCAGCTGGGAGGCGGCCAACGCCTGCCTGCAGACTCACGGTGGCTTCGGCTTTGCCAATGAATACGACGTCGAGCGCAAGTTCCGCGAAACCCGGCTGTACCAGGTGGCGCCGATCTCGACCAACCTGATCCTGTCCTACGTCGCCGAGCACCTGCTCGAACTGCCACGTTCGTTCTAAACACTGCACATGACTTATTGAGTTGGCAGAGACCTGTGGGAGCGGCTTTAGCCGCGAACACCGGCGTAGCCGGTGCCAGCCACCGCGTCGCCAGCTTCGCGGCTGAAGCCGCTCCCACAAGGTACGCGACAGCATTGGAGGCTTTATGCCAGATCCCATACGCCCCCTCGACGGCATTACCGTCATCAGCCTCGAACACGCCATAGCCGCGCCCTTCTGCACTCGCCAGCTTGCCGACCTGGGCGCCCGGGTAATCAAAGTCGAACGGCCAGGTGTCGGCGACTTTGCCCGTGGCTACGACCAACGCGTCAACGGCCTGGCCTCGCATTTCGTCTGGACCAACCGCTCCAAGGAAAGCCTGTGCCTGGACCTGAAACAGGACATCGCTGCGGACATCCTCGACCAGTTGCTGGAGCAGGCCGATGTGCTGGTGCAGAACCTGGCACCGGGCGCAGCGGCGCGCTTGGGGCTTTCATTCGACACCCTGCACGAACGCTTCCCGCGCCTGATCGTCTGCGACATTTCGGGCTATGGCGCAGGCGGGCCGTACGAACAGAAGAAAGCCTACGACCTGCTGATTCAGAGCGAGGGCGGTTTCCTGTCGGTGACAGGCGGCGCGGGTGACGACCAGATGGCCAAGGCCGGCAACTCCATCGCCGACATCGCCGCTGGCATGTATGGCTATACCGGCGTGCTTTCGGCCTTGTTGCTGCGCGAGCGAACCGGCCAAGGCAGCCGGGTCGAAGTGTCGATGCTCGAAAGCCTGGCGGAATGGATGAGCTACCCGCTGTACTACGCCTACGACGGCGCCAGCCCGCCGCCTCGCGCCGGGGCGGCCCATGCGACCATCTACCCTTATGGCCCCTTCCCTGTGGGTGACGGCAACACGGTAATGCTGGGGCTGCAGAACGAGCGCGAATGGCGGGCTTTCTGCGAGCGGGTGCTACACCAGCCAGCATTGGCTGACGATGAGCGCTTCGCGGCCAATTTCAAGCGGGTGGCAAACCGCGAAGTGCTGCGTGCGCTAATCATTCAGGCCTTCGCTACGCTGGACTTCGACACGGTCATCACTCGGCTCGACGACGCGGGTATTGCCAATGCTCGGGTCAACGACATGCAGGGCGTCTGGCAACACCCGCAGTTGCAGGCGCGTGAGCGCTGGCGGCGGGTCGAGACGGCCCAGGGCAGCATTCCAAGCCTGCTGCCGCCAGCCTCCAGCAATGCCTTCAGCCCGCGCATGGACCCGGTTCCGGCCCTGGGCCAACACAGCGCCAGCATTCTTTCGGAGCTGGGGCTGTCCAACGAACGCATTCATGAACTGCGCGCTGACGGGGTTATCTGACCCCACTCTCTGAAAAAGGACGCCAACAATGACAACACAAGACGTCAACGCCTGGGTGGGCCGCAGCGAAACCTGCAACGACCGCATCACCCACAACCTGGTCAAGCGCATCGCCGCCACCTTGGGCGAAACACCGCCCGCCCCTGGCGAGGCCTTGCCGCTGCTTTGGCACTGGGCGTTTTTCCAGGACCCTGTCGAAGCCGCAGGCTTGGGCAGCGACGGTCACCCCGCGCGCGGTGGTTTCCTGCCGCCGGCG includes:
- a CDS encoding CaiB/BaiF CoA-transferase family protein; translated protein: MPDPIRPLDGITVISLEHAIAAPFCTRQLADLGARVIKVERPGVGDFARGYDQRVNGLASHFVWTNRSKESLCLDLKQDIAADILDQLLEQADVLVQNLAPGAAARLGLSFDTLHERFPRLIVCDISGYGAGGPYEQKKAYDLLIQSEGGFLSVTGGAGDDQMAKAGNSIADIAAGMYGYTGVLSALLLRERTGQGSRVEVSMLESLAEWMSYPLYYAYDGASPPPRAGAAHATIYPYGPFPVGDGNTVMLGLQNEREWRAFCERVLHQPALADDERFAANFKRVANREVLRALIIQAFATLDFDTVITRLDDAGIANARVNDMQGVWQHPQLQARERWRRVETAQGSIPSLLPPASSNAFSPRMDPVPALGQHSASILSELGLSNERIHELRADGVI